A stretch of the Clavibacter sp. B3I6 genome encodes the following:
- a CDS encoding response regulator transcription factor, translating into MIRVLIADDQALVRAGLAALLGGEPDIEVVGLASDGAAALALARELRPDVACLDIRMPVLDGIAVARALAGPDADPAVPVLMLTTFDLDDYVFGALEAGASGFLLKDAEPDVIIDAVRRVAGGDATLDQALTRRVLREFVDRRRLQPVTGGRGEGLLTARERDVLLLLAQGMSNEDIAAALVVEVSTVKSHLARMLPKIGVTSRLQAVVWAYQNRVVEVPGEAAGA; encoded by the coding sequence ATGATCCGCGTCCTCATCGCCGACGACCAGGCGCTCGTGCGCGCCGGCCTCGCCGCCCTGCTCGGTGGCGAGCCCGACATCGAGGTGGTCGGACTCGCGTCCGACGGGGCCGCGGCCCTCGCGCTCGCCCGGGAGCTCCGGCCCGACGTGGCCTGCCTGGACATCCGGATGCCCGTGCTCGACGGCATCGCGGTCGCGCGGGCGCTCGCCGGGCCCGACGCGGATCCGGCCGTGCCCGTGCTGATGCTCACCACCTTCGACCTCGACGACTACGTCTTCGGCGCGCTCGAGGCCGGCGCCAGCGGATTCCTCCTCAAGGACGCGGAGCCCGACGTGATCATCGACGCCGTCCGTCGCGTGGCCGGTGGCGACGCGACGCTCGACCAGGCCCTCACCCGCCGCGTGCTCCGCGAGTTCGTGGACCGGCGGCGCCTCCAGCCCGTCACCGGCGGCCGCGGCGAGGGCCTCCTCACCGCCCGGGAGCGCGACGTGCTCCTCCTCCTGGCGCAGGGCATGTCCAACGAGGACATCGCGGCGGCGCTCGTCGTGGAGGTGTCGACCGTGAAGTCGCACCTGGCGCGGATGCTGCCGAAGATCGGCGTGACCTCGCGCCTGCAGGCCGTGGTGTGGGCGTACCAGAACCGCGTCGTCGAGGTGCCCGGGGAGGCGGCCGGCGCCTGA
- a CDS encoding ABC transporter ATP-binding protein, with protein MPPASTPASTLASRRTGTAVHLDRVTRTYPDGPRTVVALDGVSLDIAAGSFTAVMGPSGSGKSTFLNVAAGLDLPTGGRVVIGGTDLSGMSPDTLTRFRRERVGFVFQGYNLISHLTVGENVRLPLTLAGGRPDAERIRALLTAVGLVEMEGRLPGELSGGQAQRVAVARALAADPDVIFADEPTGALDARTADGILQLFRTAVRDLGQTVVLVTHDPRAAASADRVLFLADGRFRGELASPTVEQVAARLVELGR; from the coding sequence ATGCCCCCCGCATCCACCCCCGCATCCACCCTCGCGTCCCGACGCACCGGCACCGCCGTGCACCTGGACCGCGTCACCCGCACCTACCCCGACGGGCCGCGGACGGTCGTCGCCCTCGACGGCGTCAGCCTCGACATCGCGGCCGGGTCCTTCACCGCCGTCATGGGCCCGTCCGGCTCCGGCAAGTCCACCTTCCTCAACGTCGCGGCCGGGCTCGACCTGCCGACCGGAGGCCGCGTCGTCATCGGCGGCACAGACCTCTCCGGCATGTCACCGGACACGCTCACCCGCTTCCGGCGCGAGCGCGTGGGCTTCGTGTTCCAGGGCTACAACCTCATCAGCCACCTCACCGTCGGCGAGAACGTGCGCCTGCCGCTCACGCTCGCCGGTGGCCGGCCCGACGCCGAGCGGATCCGCGCCCTGCTGACCGCCGTCGGCCTCGTCGAGATGGAGGGCCGCCTCCCGGGCGAGCTCTCCGGCGGCCAGGCGCAGCGCGTCGCCGTCGCCCGGGCGCTCGCCGCCGACCCGGACGTGATCTTCGCCGACGAGCCGACCGGAGCCCTCGACGCGCGCACGGCCGACGGGATCCTGCAGCTGTTCCGCACCGCGGTGCGCGACCTCGGGCAGACCGTGGTGCTCGTGACCCACGACCCGCGCGCCGCCGCATCCGCCGACCGCGTGCTCTTCCTCGCCGACGGCCGCTTCCGCGGGGAGCTCGCCTCCCCGACGGTCGAGCAGGTCGCCGCCCGCCTCGTCGAGCTGGGGCGCTAG
- a CDS encoding ABC transporter permease yields the protein MRTAIRSVLVVNRASLLGTALVVALTAMILALTGAWLEAGVREPDLLLLSTVASSFAGTLLLIAVLVVAGSFSAALARRRRDFALLRAVGATTRQVRGTVTAEALVILGVAGPVGAVAGLLLAPVAAPMLEAGGLLPAGFTLGVSPLPVVGALAVLVPTGILAALLAARGILRVSPTAAVRESAVDPVGIGRGRRIAAIATAALGLLAAGTPFVSPGLLGSATGASSAILLVVAAGLAGPLLVRWAASRAVAASGSRGGAARVLAVANARGFSRRFSAAVIPLALLVGLGSVQSGTDLAVARAGEQQLRASVAADLVAVASGGDGITAAQVAAVRAVPGVAAITATGGLDASIRVEQPDPDDGAFGGLSWEPASLRTLTPGPALLDPAVREGSLDDLAEPGTIAVSTDALVLTGLGVGDSVDLRIADGPEEERRIVAVYDRGLGLGDQMVGAPAAGAPADAVLVRLDGAAPDDAQAAIAALGLRALTPDAYADTATAGGAAERQLSLVLLVSLLGLVAAAAATTLVGSTRGRREELTLLRRVGATRAQLMRTLGVETAFIVVAALAIGMLAVLPALTGIGQGLLGIPLPVVDVPVTLALGLAVVVIAAASVLPAGWRGASGR from the coding sequence ATGCGCACCGCCATCCGCTCCGTGCTCGTCGTGAACCGCGCGAGCCTCCTCGGCACGGCCCTCGTCGTCGCCCTCACCGCGATGATTCTGGCCCTCACCGGCGCCTGGCTCGAGGCGGGCGTCCGCGAGCCGGACCTCCTGCTCCTCTCCACCGTCGCGAGCTCGTTCGCGGGCACGCTCCTCCTCATCGCCGTGCTCGTGGTCGCCGGGTCGTTCTCGGCCGCGCTCGCCCGCCGCCGACGCGACTTCGCGCTGCTCCGGGCGGTCGGCGCCACCACGCGCCAGGTCCGCGGCACCGTCACGGCCGAGGCGCTCGTGATCCTCGGGGTCGCCGGCCCCGTCGGAGCCGTCGCCGGACTGCTGCTCGCGCCCGTCGCCGCGCCGATGCTCGAGGCCGGCGGCCTCCTGCCGGCCGGCTTCACGCTCGGGGTGTCGCCGCTGCCCGTCGTCGGGGCGCTCGCCGTGCTCGTGCCCACGGGGATCCTCGCGGCCCTGCTGGCCGCGCGGGGGATCCTCCGGGTCAGCCCCACCGCCGCCGTGCGGGAGAGCGCGGTCGACCCCGTCGGCATCGGCCGCGGCCGCCGCATCGCCGCGATCGCCACCGCCGCCCTCGGGCTCCTCGCCGCGGGCACGCCGTTCGTCTCGCCGGGCCTGCTCGGCAGCGCCACGGGCGCGTCCTCGGCGATCCTGCTCGTCGTCGCCGCGGGCCTCGCCGGTCCGCTCCTCGTGCGGTGGGCGGCGTCCCGCGCCGTGGCCGCATCCGGATCCCGCGGCGGTGCCGCCCGCGTGCTGGCCGTCGCCAACGCCCGCGGCTTCTCCCGTCGGTTCAGCGCCGCGGTGATCCCGCTGGCCCTGCTCGTCGGGCTCGGATCCGTGCAGTCCGGCACCGACCTCGCCGTCGCCCGCGCCGGTGAGCAGCAGCTCCGGGCGTCCGTCGCCGCGGACCTCGTCGCGGTCGCCTCAGGCGGTGACGGGATCACGGCCGCGCAGGTCGCGGCGGTCCGTGCCGTGCCGGGCGTCGCCGCCATCACCGCCACCGGCGGACTCGACGCGAGCATCCGCGTCGAGCAGCCGGACCCGGACGACGGCGCGTTCGGCGGCCTGTCCTGGGAGCCGGCGTCGCTCCGCACGCTCACGCCCGGTCCCGCGCTCCTGGATCCGGCCGTGCGGGAGGGGTCGCTCGACGACCTCGCCGAGCCCGGCACCATCGCGGTGAGCACCGACGCGCTCGTGCTCACGGGCCTCGGCGTGGGGGACTCCGTCGACCTCCGCATCGCCGACGGCCCCGAGGAGGAGCGGCGCATCGTCGCCGTGTACGACCGGGGCCTCGGCCTCGGCGACCAGATGGTGGGCGCTCCGGCCGCCGGCGCGCCCGCCGACGCCGTGCTCGTCCGCCTCGACGGCGCCGCACCGGACGACGCGCAGGCCGCCATCGCGGCGCTCGGGCTCCGGGCGCTGACCCCCGACGCCTACGCCGACACCGCCACCGCGGGCGGCGCCGCCGAGCGCCAGCTCTCGCTCGTGCTCCTCGTGTCGCTGCTGGGGCTCGTCGCCGCGGCCGCTGCGACGACGCTCGTCGGATCCACGCGCGGCCGCCGCGAGGAGCTCACGCTGCTCCGCCGGGTGGGCGCGACCCGCGCGCAGCTGATGCGGACGCTGGGCGTCGAGACCGCCTTCATCGTGGTCGCAGCCCTCGCGATCGGGATGCTCGCCGTCCTGCCCGCCCTCACGGGGATCGGCCAGGGCCTGCTCGGGATCCCGCTGCCCGTCGTCGACGTGCCGGTCACGCTCGCGCTCGGCCTCGCGGTCGTCGTGATCGCGGCAGCCTCGGTGCTGCCGGCGGGGTGGCGCGGCGCGTCGGGCCGATGA
- a CDS encoding universal stress protein, with protein MHVIVTTDGSKASLEAARQFQLIADSREIRDVTVLAVVSPYAAAPFANELGPHHGPGQTELSYRRDAESAVDAVAAVFDRWGPRIHREVRSGSPATEIIRAAEDLNAGLISMAAGGRGLTATILLGSTASRVQHSAPCPVLICRPVRGRA; from the coding sequence ATGCACGTGATCGTCACCACCGACGGATCGAAGGCGTCGCTCGAGGCCGCCCGCCAGTTCCAGCTGATCGCCGACTCCCGCGAGATCCGCGACGTCACCGTCCTCGCGGTCGTGAGCCCGTACGCCGCGGCGCCGTTCGCGAACGAGCTGGGACCGCACCACGGCCCGGGCCAGACGGAGCTCAGCTACCGCCGCGACGCGGAGTCCGCCGTCGACGCGGTCGCCGCCGTCTTCGACCGCTGGGGCCCGAGGATCCACCGCGAGGTCCGCAGCGGCTCGCCCGCCACCGAGATCATCCGCGCCGCCGAGGACCTGAACGCCGGCCTGATCTCCATGGCCGCGGGCGGCCGCGGCCTCACCGCGACGATCCTCCTGGGCAGCACCGCGAGCCGCGTGCAGCACTCGGCGCCGTGCCCGGTGCTGATCTGCCGGCCGGTGCGCGGGCGGGCGTAG